In a single window of the Nicotiana tomentosiformis chromosome 8, ASM39032v3, whole genome shotgun sequence genome:
- the LOC138897111 gene encoding uncharacterized protein, with product MVVTTRSGKGGVLTTSSQRKIVDDEQVIQEDEIPNNVVQANDKVKIDIDENVEETQEEVNPSREHIVDISEPVVPKVKAPMPRPPPPYLQRLANKNGENQFKKFIDMMKSLSINVPLVEALEQMHEYAKLMKDLVTKKRSINCETIKMTYQVRVIGHSMAPKLKDPGAFTIPCTIGSADFSKALCDLGASINLMPYSVFKTLGFGQPRPTSIRLQMADRTIKRPLGIIDDVLVRVDKSILPADFVILDCEVDYEVDSTLAVLQKRKKAIR from the exons ATGGTTGtgactacaaggagtggaaaaggtggggttttaaccacctcaagtcaaagaaaaattgtggatgatgaacaagtgattcaagaagatgagattccaaacaatgtggtgcaagcaaatgacaAAGTgaaaattgatattgatgaaaatgtggaggagactcaagaagaagtgaacccgtctagggaacacattgttgacatatcggaaccggtagtgccaaaggttaaggcaccaatgccaaggcctcctcctccataccttCAAAGGCTTGCCAATAAAAAtggtgagaaccaattcaaaaagttcattgacatgatgaagagcttatctattaatgtgccattggttgaggctttggagcaaatgcACGAATATGCAAAgctcatgaaggatttggtgacaaagaagaggtcgATAAATTGTGAGACTATAAAGATGACATATCAAGTGAGAGTAATTGggcactcaatggctcctaaattgaaagatcccggtgctttcacaatcccttgcaccattggaagcgccgacttttccaaagctctttgtgatctaggggcgagtatcaacttgatgccctactcggttTTCAAAACGTTAGGgtttgggcaaccaagacccacttctataaggctacaaatggcggatcgtactataaagagaccattgggtattattgatgatgtgttggttcgagtTGATAAGTCCATCCTCCCtgcggactttgtgattcttgattgtgaagtggactatgag gtagactctactttggcggtgctacaaaagaggaagaaagctatcagATGA